In the genome of Helicovermis profundi, the window TTGTTTTTTTACTTTGATATCTGAAAAATTTTCAGGTGTATAGTCTGAAACCGCTGCAGCCATAAAAACATAATCAGAATCTTTATACTTTATAACTTCATCAAGCATTTCTTTTGAACTTCTAACTTTAATAAAATTAACGCCTTGAGGAATTTTTAGATTTGTTTCACCAGAAATCAAAGTTACATTCGCTCCAAATTGATAAGCGCGCCTGGCGATTGAATATCCCATCTTTCCAGAAGAGTTATTAGTAATGTATCTAAATGGATCAATATCTTCAATTGTTGGTCCCGCAGTAACTAAAACATTTTTATCTTTATACAAAGTATTCATGGATAAGAGATTAATAACTTCTTCAACTATATCTTCAGTTGGAGCAAGTTTCCCAATACCTAAATCCCCGCATGCAAGTCTTCCTGAATCTGGTTTAATAAATTTATACTTTAATTTCATAAGTCTTTCAATATTTTCCTGAGTAATAGGATTTAAATACATATTTGTATTCATAGCCGGTGCAATAAGTACAGGTGCTTTAGTTGCCATTACTGTTGTAGTTAGCATATCATCTGCAATGCCACTCGAGAGTTTCCCTATGAAATTTGCAGTCGCTGGTGCAATCAAAAACAAATCTGCTGCCTTAGCAAGAGCTATATGCTCCACATCAAACGATTTAGGCTCTTCAAACATATCTGAAGAAACATGATTTTGTGAAATAGATTGCATAGTAAGAGGACTTATAAATTCTTTTGAATGTTTAGTCATAATCACTTTAACATTTATATCAATTTTTTTTAACCTGCTAGCTATATCTGCGGCTTTATATGCAGCAATTCCACCAGTAACACCAAGGACAACCAATTTATTTTTCAACATAAATTCACCTCTTAAAA includes:
- the coaBC gene encoding bifunctional phosphopantothenoylcysteine decarboxylase/phosphopantothenate--cysteine ligase CoaBC, encoding MLKNKLVVLGVTGGIAAYKAADIASRLKKIDINVKVIMTKHSKEFISPLTMQSISQNHVSSDMFEEPKSFDVEHIALAKAADLFLIAPATANFIGKLSSGIADDMLTTTVMATKAPVLIAPAMNTNMYLNPITQENIERLMKLKYKFIKPDSGRLACGDLGIGKLAPTEDIVEEVINLLSMNTLYKDKNVLVTAGPTIEDIDPFRYITNNSSGKMGYSIARRAYQFGANVTLISGETNLKIPQGVNFIKVRSSKEMLDEVIKYKDSDYVFMAAAVSDYTPENFSDIKVKKQDSNLNIALKRTTDILKTLGADKKDTILVGFAAETNNIKEYAKNKIKSKNLDYIIANDISQPNSGFKSDNNTVLIIDKFGIEKSYENMPKNDLAYEILEYIGRN